CTGCAAGCATGATAATTGGTTGTCCGTTTCCATACCAGTCATAGAGCAATGGGCTACCAACGGGAATTTCGCCATTTGTTGTGGCGTTCATAACCACAGTTCCATCAAATGCCAGAGCTCTTACCGAACCTTGAAGTGTTGAGAATATTATTTCTTCAGTTCGGCTACCTACAATATTAGCCAATACAGGTTTACCCGATAACTCTTCTTCATCAAGAGGCAATACCCAAAGCTCGTCATAAGGTTGAATAGAGCCGTCTTCAATTAATGAGCGAAAATCAAAGGAAACCTGGTTCGAGTTTTCAACACGAGAAAACACCATACTTGTGATATCATAGGGTCCAATCAACGCTGGTAAAATGTTTCTTGGCATCAGATATGGGTCAATGAATTTTAGGAATTCATCAGAGTAAGACCAGATCAAGCCGCTTACACCAGAGGAATACTTATTTTTTTCAGAAGCATAGGTTTCATCATAAAAGATAACTCTTCGTCTGGTTCGATCTGACTCAACGCTTTCTGATAACCCTCTTCGTTTGGATATTACTGCCACATCTCTTGAAAATGAAAGATAGAAATCGGAGAAGGGGACTAAATCAGATCCAATTAACCTAGATAGCGCTTCACTTTGGATATAGTAAGAGTTATCACCTGTTTTTGAAATGATCTCCTGCTCAGCAAGTTCGTCGAGAGTATTTCGGAAAGTATTCAGGTTGCTAAGCTTTCTAAGGAACAGAAATTCACCGGAAGAGAGTAATCCCGATTCAGGGAAAGTTACTACCGCAAATTCATTGTCAACAGCAAGGGCCAAATCTCTGAACAAGTCAGAATCAGACATTAACGAAGAATCCATCCTGGACTGAAAACTACTTTCCACTGTTGGTATCAATTTGGGCTGAAGGCGCAAGATTGCAAAAGCGGAAGCATTACTGGCGATAAAACGATCGAGGGTAATGGGTGCGTTTGTAGATGAAATGGCATCTACCAGAACGGATCGGGTGGTATCTTTTAGTGATAGTGTTCCGGAAAAATCAAAAGCAGGTACTGATTCTTCTCCAGGGGTAAAAGTAAGAGAAAAGGGAGTAAGGCCATCAAAACTCTCGATTACGGATGGACGGTAGGTAACTCCAACAAATTGTTGAACCCAATGATCCAGTTGTTCAGCATTTACAATTAATTGTCCTTTATCAGGATTCTCATCCAGGGACATCCTATTACCCGTTCCAAGGTAGGCCTTTAAAGAGCTTTCTACTGCATGACTGGATGGAGAAACGATTACCCAGTCATTAACCTGAGTAGCAAAAAGCTGGTAATCCTTGATGGATAGTTTGTGGATCAGAATCTCAGAAAATTGATAATTATTCTGCTCAAAAGGCTCATAAAATCTTGGAGCCAGTTCTTCGATATTATTCGCAGTTTCGCCAATCCAGATAAATTGAGAAATAGTAGAGCCAGATGGATAAAGGGCAAGTCCCTTTAGTTCAAATGAATTAGCGAGGAGTGAATCAATCTGTATTACCTGTTGTAGGGCTGAAGGAGTTAAGTCGTCAAGCAGAGGGGCATACTCTTCGTTCGAGATGGAACCTAATGATACCCCGTCCTTAGGAATAATTAGAAAACTGGTTTTCTCGGGAACCAGTTTGGTCCAGCTTTGTTCTGGAATGGAAGTACATCCCCAAACCAACATGATGCAAAAAAAGGTAATGATTAAATACTGGGTGCGTTGCATAGATGGATTTATAGAGCGCTTTTTTGAATATTCTTTTGCATTAATAGCGGCTATACCAAAAAGTTCCTTTAAGATTCAAGTTCACAAAATAACATTTTAATCCTTGAAATGAGTTTTCTAAGCCCATTTTTTTTAATAGCTATGACAGCCATCGGGCTTCCCCTCCTGATACATCTTCTTAATTTAAAGAGACCTAAGAGAATTCAGTTTTCTACGCTTACTTTTTTTGAGGAGCTTCAGAAAACCACCATTCGTAAGATTCGCATCAAAAAATATTTACTGTTGTTGTTTCGGTTGTTGGCTATCGCCTGTCTGGCTGTTGTCCTCGCACGCCCGTTTTTACCACCAGGTATTACTTCGATAGGAGATGTGAATGCCCCAACTATTTATGGTATCCTTGTCGATAACAGTATTAGTATGACGCGCATTGGTCAAAATGGGCCACTTATTGAACAGACGAAAGAAGTATTAAAAACAATAGAACTTTCTTCGAAAGAAAATGACCGATTCATACTACAAACAACCAATGGTGAAGAACTTTACGCAACGGTACTTGGGCATGGTCAATTCCTTAGAAGAGTTGATGAACTTCAGGTTCAGTCTTCAGGCAATTATACTGCTCAAAGAGTAAATGATTTATTAGAAGTACTCAGGGATGCTCCATACGAGAACAAACGGTTTTTCCTTATCAGTGATGGACAGCGAGGTCAGCTTTCAGAACTGGCAGAACAAGAATATGAGAATGATCTGATATCGCGTACACTCATTAACCTGGACGACACCTCCGTTCAAAATACAGCAATTACTGGTCTTGAGACCTCGACTAATATGATTGGACCTGGTCTTCCGGTTTCACTTAGTGTAACTGTGGAAAATATGGGAGATGTGCCGATTGCTAATCAATTCCTATCACTAGAATTCATGGGGAGTTTGGTTGGGCAATACTCACTTTCGATGGAAGCAGGCTCCAGCCGAACCTTTGCTTTTGAGG
This genomic window from Balneola sp. contains:
- a CDS encoding VCBS repeat-containing protein yields the protein MQRTQYLIITFFCIMLVWGCTSIPEQSWTKLVPEKTSFLIIPKDGVSLGSISNEEYAPLLDDLTPSALQQVIQIDSLLANSFELKGLALYPSGSTISQFIWIGETANNIEELAPRFYEPFEQNNYQFSEILIHKLSIKDYQLFATQVNDWVIVSPSSHAVESSLKAYLGTGNRMSLDENPDKGQLIVNAEQLDHWVQQFVGVTYRPSVIESFDGLTPFSLTFTPGEESVPAFDFSGTLSLKDTTRSVLVDAISSTNAPITLDRFIASNASAFAILRLQPKLIPTVESSFQSRMDSSLMSDSDLFRDLALAVDNEFAVVTFPESGLLSSGEFLFLRKLSNLNTFRNTLDELAEQEIISKTGDNSYYIQSEALSRLIGSDLVPFSDFYLSFSRDVAVISKRRGLSESVESDRTRRRVIFYDETYASEKNKYSSGVSGLIWSYSDEFLKFIDPYLMPRNILPALIGPYDITSMVFSRVENSNQVSFDFRSLIEDGSIQPYDELWVLPLDEEELSGKPVLANIVGSRTEEIIFSTLQGSVRALAFDGTVVMNATTNGEIPVGSPLLYDWYGNGQPIIMLAAGTKVFAWNEAGNLLPQFPIEVGERISTPIVVTDVLRNGIPEIIVATENRRIHVLDGRGQNVRGWPQFTNTIVNTSPVFTQVDGTWSVWAYSQNILHSWLRSGGVRPGYPSFTNASFTNSPFPFEEQILGSATDGYLYSIGRRPSFKDSLSISIQMDSVSIKSLYATNSPLINFTVEPNVLLRDSTRFYRSDLYVTQSANGSAFLFNPDGELEVTHSLGQPASNTMTPQIVDINSDGRQELVMLAEFGRLFAWELLTGERIFNIPTSGMRYPIIEDINGDGLKELIAQTREGLRCWTINKIED